A genome region from Arachis duranensis cultivar V14167 chromosome 6, aradu.V14167.gnm2.J7QH, whole genome shotgun sequence includes the following:
- the LOC107493854 gene encoding polyadenylation and cleavage factor homolog 4 isoform X1, translating to MNMESTRRSFDRSREPGAKKPRLIDELDSSSNPISRPFSQPRQPPSSAVTPLTSATARFRTNSDRDFESSDRYHPQPPPHQELVSQYKAALAELTFNSKPIITNLTIIAGENLSAAKAIAGTVCTNILEVPNEQKLPSLYLLDSIVKNIGRDYIKYFAARLPEVFIKAYKQVDPPVHSSMRHLFGTWKGYFPPQTLQMIEKELGFTPAVNGSASSSATLRSESQSQRPAHSIHVNPKYLERQRLQQSSRIKGVANDTTRAILNSNEDSERSSRVLGASRPWLDPRINMHVCRRIQRDAYNNSVPEKSLAESYGAIKNSSGISSIGTTGSRVTELGHDKTWYKAGISVAENTSNQSNGFSLKLGFSNREAPKSMNLGAHHQPTQNLTSIQSSVVPGSWKNSEEEEFMWDEMNSGMIGDGAASIANNMNTEPWMGGDDENLDGDQSQILHHDREISTARKQSFASGGHSSLPWQLQEQRSNEKLNLRPGHSEELLSALGCLPANTSSLVVRMPNQSSMPNATKDMSETMGQKQFDSMGTKPTSVQSPLQQQSASLPVTKLHPHPTQNLLEQDNGKASKTSQFLGDLQRQYIRDQPAALPPNAQVGRLHRSREKDLHGPLSSETSFLPRHQQQPLVSSQTEVIAKTKPLHSKVSLASESSEQSKSSLSAATVQTRFLNKSITNSFPGTSSSLVTKNLPSDLGVCPALSGRPSSATLISSVSAVASPSTLVPPDDDSSILDNISQANTGQKPKVSTKLPTSSNMSTVSAPTSTATKNNSLNPIANLLSSLVAKGLISTDSESSTKVPTEALVQLEARTESITASSSLPVPSVTGSTVLPVTSSKVVEDDAKASLIVSQSTNTKIRNIIGFDFKPDIVREMHPTVIKGLLDDSQHHCRFCGIKLKQEEQFNKHLEWHFAREREQHGLIRASRKWYENWFLSEPSDSVDDYCEETDRSPFDAMVPADESQCLCVLCGDLFEDVYCQERDEWMFEGAVYINNLDRNGEMESRNVGPIVHAKCLSENSVAGGIKMEQD from the exons atgAACATGGAGAGCACGCGTAGATCGTTCGATAGATCGAGAGAGCCGGGCGCCAAGAAGCCCCGATTGATCGACGAGCTCGACAGCAGTTCCAACCCCATTTCCCGACCGTTTTCTCAGCCGCGGCAACCGCCGTCCTCTGCGGTTACACCGTTGACTTCCGCCACCGCGAGGTTCCGAACTAACAGCGACAGGGACTTCGAAAGCAGCGACAGGTACCACCCGCAACCGCCACCGCACCAGGAGCTTGTATCTCAGTACAAGGCCGCGCTAGCTGAGCTCACTTTCAACTCGAAGCCAATAATTACGAACTTGACCATCATTGCAGGAGAGAACCTTTCTGCTGCGAAGGCCATTGCTGGCACCGTTTGTACCAACATTCTAGAG GTTCCAAATGAACAAAAGCTTCCATCTCTTTATCTCTTGGACAGTATTGTTAAGAATATTGGGCGGGATTATATAAAATACTTTGCTGCCAGACTACCTGAG GTATTCATCAAGGCATACAAACAGGTTGATCCACCTGTCCATTCAAGTATGAGGCATCTTTTTGGAACTTGGAAGGGATACTTTCCTCCGCAGACCCTTCAGATGATTGAAAAGGAACTTGGCTTCACACCTGCAGTCAATGGTTCGGCTTCTTCATCTGCTACACTCAGAAGTGAATCACAGTCACAACGCCCAGCTCATAGCATCCATGTGAATCCTAAGTATTTAGAACGACAGCGTCTTCAGCAGTCCAGCAGG ATTAAAGGAGTAGCTAATGATACGACTAGAGCTATTTTGAACTCAAATGAGGATTCAGAGAGGTCAAGTAGAGTTTTGGGTGCTTCACGACCGTGGCTAGATCCTAGGATTAACATGCATGTATGTAGG CGTATTCAAAGAGATGCATATAACAATTCTGTTCCTGAGAAGAGTTTAGCTGAATCCTATGGGGCCATAAAAAATAGTTCTGGTATTTCAAGTATTGGAACAACTGGCAGTAGGGTTACTGAGCTGGGACATGATAAAACTTGGTATAAAGCAGGAATCAGCGTGGCAGAGAACACGTCTAATCAAAGTAATGGTTTCAGTTTGAAGCTTGGTTTTTCGAATCGTGAAGCACCAAAGTCGATGAACTTGGGTGCACATCATCAGCCAACACAAAACTTAACTAGCATACAGAGCAGTGTAGTGCCAGGTAGCTGGAAAAATTCTGAGGAAGAGGAATTCATGTGGGATGAAATGAACTCTGGAATGATTGGTGATGGTGCAGCCAGCATTGCCAACAACATGAATACAGAACCATGGATGGGTGGTGATGATGAGAATTTG GATGGAgatcaatcccaaatcttgcACCATGATAGAGAAATATCTACTGCTAGGAAACAATCATTTGCATCTGGGGGGCATTCATCATTGCCATGGCAATTGCAGGAGCAGAGATCGAATGAAAAGTTGAATCTGAGGCCAGGTCACTCGGAAGAATTGTTGTCAGCTTTAGGTTGCTTACCAGCTAATACAAGTTCTTTGGTTGTCAGGATGCCAAATCAGTCTTCCATGCCAAATGCAACCAAAGATATGTCTGAAACTATGGGACAAAAGCAATTTGATTCCATGGGAACAAAACCCACTTCTGTGCAGTCACCTTTGCAGCAGCAGTCTGCATCATTGCCTGTAACAAAGCTCCACCCTCATCCAACACAAAATTTGTTGGAGCAAGACAATGGGAAGGCTTCTAAAACATCACAATTTCTGGGAGATCTGCAGAGACAATACATTAGAGATCAACCAGCTGCCCTTCCTCCCAATGCTCAAGTTGGTCGTTTGCATAGATCTAGAGAAAAGGATTTGCATGGTCCTTTATCTTCAGAGACTTCTTTTCTGCCAAGGCATCAGCAGCAGCCACTGGTCTCTTCCCAGACTGAAGTTATTGCAAAAACTAAGCCTCTCCACTCTAAAGTCTCTTTGGCCAGTGAAAGTTCAGAACAATCAAAAAGTAGTTTGTCAGCTGCAACTGTGCAGACTAGATTCCTCAACAAATCAATTACAAATAGTTTTCCTGGTACAAGTAGTAGTCTAGTTACAAAGAATCTTCCATCTGACTTGGGGGTTTGCCCAGCTCTATCAGGTAGACCCTCGTCTGCCACATTAATTTCTTCGGTATCTGCAGTTGCATCACCGTCAACATTAGTTCCTCCAGATGACGATTCTTCTATTCTGGATAACATATCACAAGCAAATACTGGACAGAAACCAAAGGTCTCTACAAAATTACCAACTTCCTCTAACATGAGCACTGTGTCAGCTCCAACCTCAACCGCTACAAAAAACAATTCCTTGAATCCCATTGCAAACCTTTTAAGCTCACTGGTTGCAAAAGGTTTGATATCTACAGATTCGGAGTCATCGACTAAGGTACCAACAGAGGCATTGGTTCAATTGGAAGCCCGTACTGAAAGCATTACTGCCAGTAGCTCATTGCCAGTTCCTTCAGTTACTGGTTCCACAGTTCTCCCAGTAACATCCTCTAAAGTTGTGGAAGATGATGCAAAAGCCTCCCTGATCGTAAGTCAATCAACCAACACCAAAATAAGGAATATCATCGGCTTTGATTTTAAGCCTGATATAGTTCGAGAGATGCATCCCACTGTAATCAAGGGATTATTGGATGATAGTCAGCATCATTGCAGATTTTGTGGTATTAAGCTTAAACAGGAAGAACAGTTCAACAAACACTTGGAGTGGCATTTTGCACGAGAAAGAGAGCAACATGGTCTAATTAGAGCATCCAGAAAATGGTATGAGAATTGGTTTCTGTCTGAGCCTAGTGATTCTGTAGACGATTATTGCGAGGAAACAGACAGGAGTCCATTTGATGCTATGGTTCCAGCTGATGAAAGCCAGTGCTTGTGTGTATTGTGTGGTGATCTGTTTGAAGATGTGTACTGTCAAGAGAGGGATGAATGGATGTTCGAAGGTGCTGTTTACATAAACAACTTAGATAGAAATGGTGAGATGGAAAGTAGAAATGTGGGGCCAATTGTTCATGCTAAATGTTTATCTGAGAACTCAGTAGCTGGCGGCATCAAGATG GAACAGGACTGA
- the LOC107493854 gene encoding polyadenylation and cleavage factor homolog 4 isoform X3 gives MRHLFGTWKGYFPPQTLQMIEKELGFTPAVNGSASSSATLRSESQSQRPAHSIHVNPKYLERQRLQQSSRIKGVANDTTRAILNSNEDSERSSRVLGASRPWLDPRINMHVCRRIQRDAYNNSVPEKSLAESYGAIKNSSGISSIGTTGSRVTELGHDKTWYKAGISVAENTSNQSNGFSLKLGFSNREAPKSMNLGAHHQPTQNLTSIQSSVVPGSWKNSEEEEFMWDEMNSGMIGDGAASIANNMNTEPWMGGDDENLDGDQSQILHHDREISTARKQSFASGGHSSLPWQLQEQRSNEKLNLRPGHSEELLSALGCLPANTSSLVVRMPNQSSMPNATKDMSETMGQKQFDSMGTKPTSVQSPLQQQSASLPVTKLHPHPTQNLLEQDNGKASKTSQFLGDLQRQYIRDQPAALPPNAQVGRLHRSREKDLHGPLSSETSFLPRHQQQPLVSSQTEVIAKTKPLHSKVSLASESSEQSKSSLSAATVQTRFLNKSITNSFPGTSSSLVTKNLPSDLGVCPALSGRPSSATLISSVSAVASPSTLVPPDDDSSILDNISQANTGQKPKVSTKLPTSSNMSTVSAPTSTATKNNSLNPIANLLSSLVAKGLISTDSESSTKVPTEALVQLEARTESITASSSLPVPSVTGSTVLPVTSSKVVEDDAKASLIVSQSTNTKIRNIIGFDFKPDIVREMHPTVIKGLLDDSQHHCRFCGIKLKQEEQFNKHLEWHFAREREQHGLIRASRKWYENWFLSEPSDSVDDYCEETDRSPFDAMVPADESQCLCVLCGDLFEDVYCQERDEWMFEGAVYINNLDRNGEMESRNVGPIVHAKCLSENSVAGGIKMEQD, from the exons ATGAGGCATCTTTTTGGAACTTGGAAGGGATACTTTCCTCCGCAGACCCTTCAGATGATTGAAAAGGAACTTGGCTTCACACCTGCAGTCAATGGTTCGGCTTCTTCATCTGCTACACTCAGAAGTGAATCACAGTCACAACGCCCAGCTCATAGCATCCATGTGAATCCTAAGTATTTAGAACGACAGCGTCTTCAGCAGTCCAGCAGG ATTAAAGGAGTAGCTAATGATACGACTAGAGCTATTTTGAACTCAAATGAGGATTCAGAGAGGTCAAGTAGAGTTTTGGGTGCTTCACGACCGTGGCTAGATCCTAGGATTAACATGCATGTATGTAGG CGTATTCAAAGAGATGCATATAACAATTCTGTTCCTGAGAAGAGTTTAGCTGAATCCTATGGGGCCATAAAAAATAGTTCTGGTATTTCAAGTATTGGAACAACTGGCAGTAGGGTTACTGAGCTGGGACATGATAAAACTTGGTATAAAGCAGGAATCAGCGTGGCAGAGAACACGTCTAATCAAAGTAATGGTTTCAGTTTGAAGCTTGGTTTTTCGAATCGTGAAGCACCAAAGTCGATGAACTTGGGTGCACATCATCAGCCAACACAAAACTTAACTAGCATACAGAGCAGTGTAGTGCCAGGTAGCTGGAAAAATTCTGAGGAAGAGGAATTCATGTGGGATGAAATGAACTCTGGAATGATTGGTGATGGTGCAGCCAGCATTGCCAACAACATGAATACAGAACCATGGATGGGTGGTGATGATGAGAATTTG GATGGAgatcaatcccaaatcttgcACCATGATAGAGAAATATCTACTGCTAGGAAACAATCATTTGCATCTGGGGGGCATTCATCATTGCCATGGCAATTGCAGGAGCAGAGATCGAATGAAAAGTTGAATCTGAGGCCAGGTCACTCGGAAGAATTGTTGTCAGCTTTAGGTTGCTTACCAGCTAATACAAGTTCTTTGGTTGTCAGGATGCCAAATCAGTCTTCCATGCCAAATGCAACCAAAGATATGTCTGAAACTATGGGACAAAAGCAATTTGATTCCATGGGAACAAAACCCACTTCTGTGCAGTCACCTTTGCAGCAGCAGTCTGCATCATTGCCTGTAACAAAGCTCCACCCTCATCCAACACAAAATTTGTTGGAGCAAGACAATGGGAAGGCTTCTAAAACATCACAATTTCTGGGAGATCTGCAGAGACAATACATTAGAGATCAACCAGCTGCCCTTCCTCCCAATGCTCAAGTTGGTCGTTTGCATAGATCTAGAGAAAAGGATTTGCATGGTCCTTTATCTTCAGAGACTTCTTTTCTGCCAAGGCATCAGCAGCAGCCACTGGTCTCTTCCCAGACTGAAGTTATTGCAAAAACTAAGCCTCTCCACTCTAAAGTCTCTTTGGCCAGTGAAAGTTCAGAACAATCAAAAAGTAGTTTGTCAGCTGCAACTGTGCAGACTAGATTCCTCAACAAATCAATTACAAATAGTTTTCCTGGTACAAGTAGTAGTCTAGTTACAAAGAATCTTCCATCTGACTTGGGGGTTTGCCCAGCTCTATCAGGTAGACCCTCGTCTGCCACATTAATTTCTTCGGTATCTGCAGTTGCATCACCGTCAACATTAGTTCCTCCAGATGACGATTCTTCTATTCTGGATAACATATCACAAGCAAATACTGGACAGAAACCAAAGGTCTCTACAAAATTACCAACTTCCTCTAACATGAGCACTGTGTCAGCTCCAACCTCAACCGCTACAAAAAACAATTCCTTGAATCCCATTGCAAACCTTTTAAGCTCACTGGTTGCAAAAGGTTTGATATCTACAGATTCGGAGTCATCGACTAAGGTACCAACAGAGGCATTGGTTCAATTGGAAGCCCGTACTGAAAGCATTACTGCCAGTAGCTCATTGCCAGTTCCTTCAGTTACTGGTTCCACAGTTCTCCCAGTAACATCCTCTAAAGTTGTGGAAGATGATGCAAAAGCCTCCCTGATCGTAAGTCAATCAACCAACACCAAAATAAGGAATATCATCGGCTTTGATTTTAAGCCTGATATAGTTCGAGAGATGCATCCCACTGTAATCAAGGGATTATTGGATGATAGTCAGCATCATTGCAGATTTTGTGGTATTAAGCTTAAACAGGAAGAACAGTTCAACAAACACTTGGAGTGGCATTTTGCACGAGAAAGAGAGCAACATGGTCTAATTAGAGCATCCAGAAAATGGTATGAGAATTGGTTTCTGTCTGAGCCTAGTGATTCTGTAGACGATTATTGCGAGGAAACAGACAGGAGTCCATTTGATGCTATGGTTCCAGCTGATGAAAGCCAGTGCTTGTGTGTATTGTGTGGTGATCTGTTTGAAGATGTGTACTGTCAAGAGAGGGATGAATGGATGTTCGAAGGTGCTGTTTACATAAACAACTTAGATAGAAATGGTGAGATGGAAAGTAGAAATGTGGGGCCAATTGTTCATGCTAAATGTTTATCTGAGAACTCAGTAGCTGGCGGCATCAAGATG GAACAGGACTGA
- the LOC107493854 gene encoding polyadenylation and cleavage factor homolog 4 isoform X2: protein MNMESTRRSFDRSREPGAKKPRLIDELDSSSNPISRPFSQPRQPPSSAVTPLTSATARFRTNSDRDFESSDRYHPQPPPHQELVSQYKAALAELTFNSKPIITNLTIIAGENLSAAKAIAGTVCTNILEVPNEQKLPSLYLLDSIVKNIGRDYIKYFAARLPEVFIKAYKQVDPPVHSSMRHLFGTWKGYFPPQTLQMIEKELGFTPAVNGSASSSATLRSESQSQRPAHSIHVNPKYLERQRLQQSSRIKGVANDTTRAILNSNEDSERSSRVLGASRPWLDPRINMHRIQRDAYNNSVPEKSLAESYGAIKNSSGISSIGTTGSRVTELGHDKTWYKAGISVAENTSNQSNGFSLKLGFSNREAPKSMNLGAHHQPTQNLTSIQSSVVPGSWKNSEEEEFMWDEMNSGMIGDGAASIANNMNTEPWMGGDDENLDGDQSQILHHDREISTARKQSFASGGHSSLPWQLQEQRSNEKLNLRPGHSEELLSALGCLPANTSSLVVRMPNQSSMPNATKDMSETMGQKQFDSMGTKPTSVQSPLQQQSASLPVTKLHPHPTQNLLEQDNGKASKTSQFLGDLQRQYIRDQPAALPPNAQVGRLHRSREKDLHGPLSSETSFLPRHQQQPLVSSQTEVIAKTKPLHSKVSLASESSEQSKSSLSAATVQTRFLNKSITNSFPGTSSSLVTKNLPSDLGVCPALSGRPSSATLISSVSAVASPSTLVPPDDDSSILDNISQANTGQKPKVSTKLPTSSNMSTVSAPTSTATKNNSLNPIANLLSSLVAKGLISTDSESSTKVPTEALVQLEARTESITASSSLPVPSVTGSTVLPVTSSKVVEDDAKASLIVSQSTNTKIRNIIGFDFKPDIVREMHPTVIKGLLDDSQHHCRFCGIKLKQEEQFNKHLEWHFAREREQHGLIRASRKWYENWFLSEPSDSVDDYCEETDRSPFDAMVPADESQCLCVLCGDLFEDVYCQERDEWMFEGAVYINNLDRNGEMESRNVGPIVHAKCLSENSVAGGIKMEQD from the exons atgAACATGGAGAGCACGCGTAGATCGTTCGATAGATCGAGAGAGCCGGGCGCCAAGAAGCCCCGATTGATCGACGAGCTCGACAGCAGTTCCAACCCCATTTCCCGACCGTTTTCTCAGCCGCGGCAACCGCCGTCCTCTGCGGTTACACCGTTGACTTCCGCCACCGCGAGGTTCCGAACTAACAGCGACAGGGACTTCGAAAGCAGCGACAGGTACCACCCGCAACCGCCACCGCACCAGGAGCTTGTATCTCAGTACAAGGCCGCGCTAGCTGAGCTCACTTTCAACTCGAAGCCAATAATTACGAACTTGACCATCATTGCAGGAGAGAACCTTTCTGCTGCGAAGGCCATTGCTGGCACCGTTTGTACCAACATTCTAGAG GTTCCAAATGAACAAAAGCTTCCATCTCTTTATCTCTTGGACAGTATTGTTAAGAATATTGGGCGGGATTATATAAAATACTTTGCTGCCAGACTACCTGAG GTATTCATCAAGGCATACAAACAGGTTGATCCACCTGTCCATTCAAGTATGAGGCATCTTTTTGGAACTTGGAAGGGATACTTTCCTCCGCAGACCCTTCAGATGATTGAAAAGGAACTTGGCTTCACACCTGCAGTCAATGGTTCGGCTTCTTCATCTGCTACACTCAGAAGTGAATCACAGTCACAACGCCCAGCTCATAGCATCCATGTGAATCCTAAGTATTTAGAACGACAGCGTCTTCAGCAGTCCAGCAGG ATTAAAGGAGTAGCTAATGATACGACTAGAGCTATTTTGAACTCAAATGAGGATTCAGAGAGGTCAAGTAGAGTTTTGGGTGCTTCACGACCGTGGCTAGATCCTAGGATTAACATGCAT CGTATTCAAAGAGATGCATATAACAATTCTGTTCCTGAGAAGAGTTTAGCTGAATCCTATGGGGCCATAAAAAATAGTTCTGGTATTTCAAGTATTGGAACAACTGGCAGTAGGGTTACTGAGCTGGGACATGATAAAACTTGGTATAAAGCAGGAATCAGCGTGGCAGAGAACACGTCTAATCAAAGTAATGGTTTCAGTTTGAAGCTTGGTTTTTCGAATCGTGAAGCACCAAAGTCGATGAACTTGGGTGCACATCATCAGCCAACACAAAACTTAACTAGCATACAGAGCAGTGTAGTGCCAGGTAGCTGGAAAAATTCTGAGGAAGAGGAATTCATGTGGGATGAAATGAACTCTGGAATGATTGGTGATGGTGCAGCCAGCATTGCCAACAACATGAATACAGAACCATGGATGGGTGGTGATGATGAGAATTTG GATGGAgatcaatcccaaatcttgcACCATGATAGAGAAATATCTACTGCTAGGAAACAATCATTTGCATCTGGGGGGCATTCATCATTGCCATGGCAATTGCAGGAGCAGAGATCGAATGAAAAGTTGAATCTGAGGCCAGGTCACTCGGAAGAATTGTTGTCAGCTTTAGGTTGCTTACCAGCTAATACAAGTTCTTTGGTTGTCAGGATGCCAAATCAGTCTTCCATGCCAAATGCAACCAAAGATATGTCTGAAACTATGGGACAAAAGCAATTTGATTCCATGGGAACAAAACCCACTTCTGTGCAGTCACCTTTGCAGCAGCAGTCTGCATCATTGCCTGTAACAAAGCTCCACCCTCATCCAACACAAAATTTGTTGGAGCAAGACAATGGGAAGGCTTCTAAAACATCACAATTTCTGGGAGATCTGCAGAGACAATACATTAGAGATCAACCAGCTGCCCTTCCTCCCAATGCTCAAGTTGGTCGTTTGCATAGATCTAGAGAAAAGGATTTGCATGGTCCTTTATCTTCAGAGACTTCTTTTCTGCCAAGGCATCAGCAGCAGCCACTGGTCTCTTCCCAGACTGAAGTTATTGCAAAAACTAAGCCTCTCCACTCTAAAGTCTCTTTGGCCAGTGAAAGTTCAGAACAATCAAAAAGTAGTTTGTCAGCTGCAACTGTGCAGACTAGATTCCTCAACAAATCAATTACAAATAGTTTTCCTGGTACAAGTAGTAGTCTAGTTACAAAGAATCTTCCATCTGACTTGGGGGTTTGCCCAGCTCTATCAGGTAGACCCTCGTCTGCCACATTAATTTCTTCGGTATCTGCAGTTGCATCACCGTCAACATTAGTTCCTCCAGATGACGATTCTTCTATTCTGGATAACATATCACAAGCAAATACTGGACAGAAACCAAAGGTCTCTACAAAATTACCAACTTCCTCTAACATGAGCACTGTGTCAGCTCCAACCTCAACCGCTACAAAAAACAATTCCTTGAATCCCATTGCAAACCTTTTAAGCTCACTGGTTGCAAAAGGTTTGATATCTACAGATTCGGAGTCATCGACTAAGGTACCAACAGAGGCATTGGTTCAATTGGAAGCCCGTACTGAAAGCATTACTGCCAGTAGCTCATTGCCAGTTCCTTCAGTTACTGGTTCCACAGTTCTCCCAGTAACATCCTCTAAAGTTGTGGAAGATGATGCAAAAGCCTCCCTGATCGTAAGTCAATCAACCAACACCAAAATAAGGAATATCATCGGCTTTGATTTTAAGCCTGATATAGTTCGAGAGATGCATCCCACTGTAATCAAGGGATTATTGGATGATAGTCAGCATCATTGCAGATTTTGTGGTATTAAGCTTAAACAGGAAGAACAGTTCAACAAACACTTGGAGTGGCATTTTGCACGAGAAAGAGAGCAACATGGTCTAATTAGAGCATCCAGAAAATGGTATGAGAATTGGTTTCTGTCTGAGCCTAGTGATTCTGTAGACGATTATTGCGAGGAAACAGACAGGAGTCCATTTGATGCTATGGTTCCAGCTGATGAAAGCCAGTGCTTGTGTGTATTGTGTGGTGATCTGTTTGAAGATGTGTACTGTCAAGAGAGGGATGAATGGATGTTCGAAGGTGCTGTTTACATAAACAACTTAGATAGAAATGGTGAGATGGAAAGTAGAAATGTGGGGCCAATTGTTCATGCTAAATGTTTATCTGAGAACTCAGTAGCTGGCGGCATCAAGATG GAACAGGACTGA